One window from the genome of Gadus macrocephalus chromosome 7, ASM3116895v1 encodes:
- the si:ch211-284e13.4 gene encoding insulin receptor substrate 1: MENQAGEQQSYEDVQKSGYLRKHKSMHRRFFVLRAASEQGPARLEYYENEKKFRSKSPVPKKTLNLETCFNINKRADSKNKHMIVLYTRSESFAIAADTEEVQDEWYQAMLDLQCNFKAPDDWGSSGECSSPSPVPTFKEVWQVKVWPKGLGHARNLVGIYRLCLTDKTVNFVKLNSEVASVALQLMNVRRCGHSENFFFIEVGRSAVTGPGEFWMQVEDSVVAQHMHETLLEAMKALSEEFRQRSKSQSVGTSCGGGGTASNPISAPGRRHHHPNLPPSQVGFSRRARTETPGTGGSSTSTSPTSRHGFPRARTASIGARSEEGGACGKGTWASSSPSLNSSCSTTPTLRPKPTRAPTPAKITLSLARYTPNPTPSPAPSLSSSSGHGSECGLIGAAAGGMAVCSYPRAPQRVSVSGSPSDYGSSDEYGSSPGEHSLTVPNLPGTSHFGVGGHLGHGEGPASYLVMGHREGLLASGHRSKGRRILRRSSGRECEAERRLLTKRASLPSAARDRLGPRRKDEDEGDDEEYAVMCRSPNDTTDRPPGPGGGGGGPAGDASSSGEARKSGGVGRGDGEAGGYMAMVPGGAASPPGSLALAAAAGAAGAGAKPAAADEYMAMTPNNSASSPQPIPPPGAEGYMLMSPNSGSSDLQGLVAWGSRSSVESRPASDYMNVSPGSSRSACSTPPSHPEQHPLQPKMFNSYFSLPRAYQHTLYTRFEDDLNQGQGGEGGAGHEGTGTGGGGGGGGGGGGAGGGAGGAGGGGGGGTYSKRNKMAAGPAGSRPLSLSSSSFSSSSASSESLEDKSLVAGRGLSVLRAGGACAKDGRHARSASGGKGSQQGRRSRPPGASSDMAKANTLPRARENLQPSVAHSVGEYVSIQYGEDGECNGRRRSASRHGQAVHGPLGPLDRSVLCRDSPTNLSRSFSAPLSTSAEYVSMEVGRSSASPRTPARSKFTTPPAASPKSRDGRSAKSSPLAAEGHSSYRTSAALPTDTPKGPDPPSKSSSSNTAARPQAHSGQLPFQPDPSLGFSPIESFSSPGRSGRLARGDSQGLRSPRAGEAFGPTPSMSSLSALYPEAGQAAAHRPAWDCSSWEGGQAAGSAVAPAQADSFTAEPGLNYVDLDLAMAESPQAGVEHASAPYNMAASGLGSSAGASLNTYASIDFYKSEELRGHQTSRKDIQDC; encoded by the exons ATGGAGAACCAAGCGGGAGAGCAGCAGAGCTACGAAGACGTGCAGAAAAGCGGGTACCTCCGCAAGCATAAATCGATGCACCGGCGGTTCTTCGTGCTGAGGGCGGCTTCGGAGCAGGGTCCGGCGCGCCTCGAGTACTACGAGAACGAAAAGAAATTCCGTAGTAAATCCCCGGTCCCCAAGAAGACCCTGAACCTGGAGACGTGCTTCAACATCAACAAGCGGGCGGATTCCAAGAACAAGCACATGATCGTGCTGTACACCCGCAGCGAGAGCTTCGCTATCGCCGCAGACACCGAGGAGGTGCAAGACGAGTGGTACCAGGCCATGCTGGACCTCCAGTGTAATT ttaaaGCCCCTGACGACTGGGGCAGCAGCGGCGAGTGCAGCTCCCCCTCCCCGGTGCCCACCTTCAAGGAGGTGTGGCAGGTCAAGGTGTGGCCCAAGGGCCTGGGCCACGCCAGGAACCTGGTGGGCATCTACCGGCTGTGCCTGACCGACAAGACGGTCAACTTCGTCAAGCTCAACTCCGAGGTGGCCTCCGTGGCGCTGCAGCTCATGAACGTGCGCCGCTGCGGCCACTCGGAGAACTTCTTCTTCATCGAGGTGGGCCGCTCGGCCGTCACGGGCCCGGGGGAGTTCTGGATGCAGGTGGAGGACTCGGTGGTGGCGCAGCACATGCACGAGACGCTGCTGGAGGCCATGAAGGCGCTCAGCGAGGAGTTCCGGCAGCGCAGCAAGTCCCAGTCGGTGGGCACGtcgtgcggcggcggcggcacggCCTCCAACCCCATCAGCGCCCccggccgccgccaccaccaccccaacctgCCGCCCAGCCAGGTGGGCTTCTCCCGCCGGGCCCGCACCGAGACCCCGGGCACGGggggcagcagcaccagcacctcCCCCACGTCCCGCCACGGCTTCCCCAGGGCGCGCACCGCCAGCATCGGGGCGCGGtcggaggagggcggggcctgcGGCAAGGGCACGTGGGCCAGCTCCAGCCCGAGCCTCAACAGCTCCTGCTCCACCACGCCCACGCTGAGGCCCAAGCCCACCCGGGCCCCCACGCCCGCCAAGATCACCCTCAGTCTGGCCCGGTATACGCCCAACCCCACGccctccccggcccccagccTGTCCTCCAGCTCCGGCCACGGCTCAGAGTGCGGCCTGATCGGGGCCGCGGCGGGGGGGATGGCCGTCTGCTCGTACCCCCGGGCCCCCCAGCGGGTCTCCGTCTCGGGGTCCCCCAGTGACTACGGCTCCTCGGACGAGTACGGCTCCAGCCCCGGCGAGCACTCCCTCACGGTGCCCAACTTGCCCGGCACGTCGCACTTCGGCGTCGGCGGCCACCTCGGGCACGGCGAGGGCCCCGCCTCCTACCTCGTCATGGGCCACCGGGAGGGGCTCCTGGCCTCGGGCCACCGCTCCAAGGGCCGGCGGATCCTGCGGCGCTCCTCGGGCCGGGAGTGCGAGGCGGAGCGCCGGCTGCTGACCAAGAGGGCGTCGCTGCCCTCGGCCGCCCGCGACCGCCTCGGCCCGCGCAGgaaggacgaggacgagggggACGACGAGGAGTACGCCGTCATGTGCCGCAGCCCCAACGACACGACGGACCGGCCGCCCGgcccggggggcgggggagggggcccGGCGGGGGACGCGTCGTCGTCGGGGGAGGCGAGGAAGAGCGGCGGGGTCGGCCGAGGGGACGGCGAGGCCGGCGGCTACATGGCCATGGTCCCCGGGGGAGCGGCGTCCCCGCCGGGCTCCCTCGCtctcgcggcggcggccggcGCGGCCGGCGCCGGCGCCAAGCCCGCGGCCGCCGACGAGTACATGGCCATGACGCCCAACAACAGCGCGTCGTCCCCGCAGCCCATCCCCCCGCCGGGCGCCGAGGGCTACATGCTCATGTCCCCCAACAGCGGCTCCTCCGACCTCCAGGGGCTGGTGGCCTGGGGGAGCCGCTCCAGCGTGGAGAGCCGCCCGGCCAGCGACTACATGAACGTCTCCCCCGGCAGCAGCCGCTCGGCCTGCAGcacgcccccctcccacccGGAGCAGCACCCCCTGCAGCCCAAGATGTTCAACTCCTACTTCTCCCTGCCCAGGGCGTACCaacacaccctctacacccgCTTCGAGGACGACCTGAACCAGGGCCAGGGCGGCGAGGGCGGAGCCGGCCACGAAGGCACCgggacgggaggaggaggaggaggaggaggaggagggggaggagcagggggaggagccgggggagcagggggaggagggggaggagggacatACAGCAAGAGGAACAAGATGGCGGCAGGTCCCGCAGGAAGCCGCCCTCtgtccctgtcctcctcctccttctcctccagctcggCCAGCAGTGAGAGTCTGGAGGACAAGTCCCTGGTGGCGGGGCGGGGGTTGAGTGTGTTGCGAGCGGGCGGAGCATGTGCCAAAGACGGACGCCACGCGAGGAGCGCGTCGGGCGGTAAGGGCTCAcagcaggggaggaggagccgcCCCCCCGGCGCGTCCTCGGACATGGCCAAGGCCAACACCCTACCGAGGGCCAGGGAGAACCTGCAGCCCTCCGTCGCTCACAGCGTGGGCGAGTACGTCAGCATCCAGTACGGCGAGGACGGAGAGTGCAACGGACGGCGGCGCTCGGCGTCCCGGCACGGTCAGGCGGTCCACGGCCCCCTCGGGCCCCTGGACCGCTCGGTCCTCTGTCGGGACAGCCCCACCAACCTCTCGCGCAGCTTCTCTGCGCCACTGTCCACCTCTGCTGAGTACGTCAGCATGGAGGTGGGGAGGTCCTCTGCGTCCCCGCGGACCCCCGCCCGCTCCAAGTTCACCACCCCGCCCGCGGCCTCCCCCAAGTCCAGAGACGGTCGCAGTGCTAAGTCCTCGCCCCTTGCAGCAGAAGGCCACAGCAGTTACAGAACAAGCGCTGCCCTCCCAACGGACACCCCCAAAGGGCCAGATCCTCCGAGTAAGAGTTCTTCTTCTAACACCGCGGCCAGACCCCAAGCTCACTCCGGCCAACTGCCGTTTCAGCCGGACCCCAGCCTCGGTTTTTCCCCGATCGAGTCGTTCTCGTCTCCCGGCCGGAGCGGCCGACTGGCGCGAGGCGACTCCCAGGGTCTGAGGAGCCCGCGTGCAGGCGAGGCGTTTGGGCCCACTCCTTCAATGTCTTCTCTGAGCGCACTCTACCCGGAGGCTGGCCAGGCCGCGGCACATCGGCCGGCCTGGGACTGTTCATCATGGGAGGGCGGGCAGGCGGCTGGGTCCGCTGTGGCGCCAGCCCAAGCTGACTCCTTTACTGCTGAACCAGGCCTGAACTACGTTGACCTTGACCTGGCCATGGCGGAGAGCCCCCAGGCCGGGGTAGAGCATGCCTCGGCCCCTTACAACATGGCAGCGAGTGGCCTGGGCAGCTCCGCTGGTGCCAGTCTCAACACCTATGCCAGTATTGACTTCTACAAGTCTGAGGAACTGAGGGGACATCAGACCAGTAGGAAAGATATTCAAG ATTGTTAG
- the slc12a9 gene encoding solute carrier family 12 member 9, whose protein sequence is MSNEHTPLLTSGVCGLAVGMATVCGRGQPGESSPVHAGAPKKEPRKLDTFFGVMVPTVLSMFSIVLFLRTGFIVGHAGLLQGLLMLVVAYTIISLTILSICAISTNGAIKGGGAYYMISRSLGPEFGGSIGLMFFLAKVCACGVYVLGLVEAILNVFGIEPDAAVLGGVRVLPQGYWYNVLYSAVVLLLCLLVCLVGAHIYARTAFVILLVVNVTLLSILISPLAVPAQDFNITHHGPGNQTLHYDVSYTGFNATTLRGNLWPGYTLDYSTNSVMSFATVFAVMFTSCTGIMAGANMSGELKTPSASIPKGTILAVVYTFIVYVVLFFLVSSTCERDLMTQDYGFFQRINVWPPFVTIGIYCGALSAAMSSMIGASRILHALAEDQLFGLPLAPAAIKSSSGNPWVAVVYTWALAQCVVFAGQLNAVAGLVTVFYLLAYAAVDLACLALEWASAPNFRPTFQLFSWHTCLLGILSCLVMMFVINPVYSSASIVVLLLLLLFLHYRSPTSSWGYISQALIFHQVRKYLLMLDVRKDHVKFWRPQVLLMVSNPRSSSQLILFVNQLKKGGLFVLGHVQLGDLDSFPSDPVQQQYNFWLSLVDKLGVKAFVDLTLSLSVRQGTQHLLRITGLGGMKPNTLVLGFYDSCTPDDYFLQDPAFCHASPGKTQEDNYNFGVDLPSLQAHFPPVRHVESPRWLSPEEYVGIVSDAIKMDKNVCLGRYLFELQGEGRDSKVDGSERTIDVWPLNLLRPSRCDRVDVCSLFLLQMACVLNMSGRWRRARMRIFLNVEAASGEQGWAVNEETFRELLRKLRIRAAITIVPWDAAVQSYCACCAAPEDGEDAAEATPPPPRALSDDFLSAVNGLLMEHSSQAAVRFLYLPRPPAHYSQSQQYLSQLEAVTNRLGPTLLIHGVTPVTCTDF, encoded by the exons ATGTCCAACGAACACACACCCCTGCTGACCTCCGGGGTATGTGGCCTGGCCGTCGGCATGGCAACGGTGTGTGGTCGGGGCCAACCGGGGGAGTCGAGCCCCGTCCACGCCGGGGCCCCCAAGAAGGAGCCCCGAAAGCTGGACACCTTCTTCGGGGTGATGGTGCCCACCGTCCTGTCCATGTTCAGCATCGTGCTCTTCCTCAGGAccg ggttCATCGTGGGCCACGCTGGTCTCCTCCAGGGCCTGCTAATGCTGGTAGTGGCCTACACCATCATCTCTCTCACCATACTGTCCATCTGCGCCATCTCAACCAACGGAGCCATCAAAGGAGGCGGGGCCTATT ACATGATAAGCCGCTCGCTTGGGCCGGAGTTCGGAGGGAGCATCGGCCTGATGTTCTTCCTGGCCAAGGTGTGTGCCTGTGGGGTGTACGTCCTCGGTCTGGTGGAGGCCATCCTGAACGTGTTTGGCATAGAGCCCG ACGCGGCGGTGCTGGGGGGCGTGCGGGTCCTGCCGCAGGGCTACTGGTACAACGTGCTGTACTCGGccgtggtgctgctgctctgtCTGCTGGTGTGCCTGGTGGGCGCGCACATCTACGCCCGCACGGCCTTCGTCATCCTGCTGGTGGTCAACGTCACGCTGCTGTCCATCCTCATCAGCCCGCTGGCCGTGCCCGCCCAGGACTTCAACATCACGCACCACGGGCCCGGCAACCAGACGCTGCACTACGACGTCTCCTACACGGGCTTCAACGCCACCACGCTCCGCGGCAACCTCTGGC CGGGCTACACGCTGGACTACAGCACCAACTCGGTCATGTCCTTCGCCACCGTGTTCGCTGTGATGTTCACCAGCTGCACGGGCATCATGGCCGGAGCCAACATGTCAG GGGAGCTGAAGACTCCCAGTGCGTCTATTCCCAAAGGCACCATCCTGGCCGTGGTTTACACCTTCATTGTCTATGTGGTTCTCTTCTTCCTGGTCAGCTCCACCTGTGAGAG GGATCTGATGACGCAGGACTACGGCTTCTTCCAGAGGATCAACGTGTGGCCACCGTTTGTGACCATCGGCATCTACTGCGGCGCTCTCTCGGCCGCCATGAGCTCCATGATCGGAGCGTCGCGCATCCTCCACGCCCTCGCCGAGGACCAGCTCTTTG GTTTGCCGTTGGCTCCAGCAGCCATCAAGTCCAGCTCGGGCAATCCCTGGGTGGCCGTCGTGTACACGTGGGCCCTCGCGCAG TGCGTGGTGTTCGCCGGGCAGCTGAACGCCGTGGCCGGGCTGGTCACGGTCTTCTACCTGCTGGCCTACGCCGCGGTGGACCTGGCCTGCCTGGCGCTGGAGTGGGCTTCGGCGCCCAACTTCAG GCCGACGTTCCAGTTGTTCTCCTGGCACACCTGCCTGCTGGGCATCCTCAGCTGCCTGGTGATGATGTTCGTCATCAACCCGGTGTACTCCTCGGCCAGCATCGtcgtcctgctgctgctgctcctcttcctccactacAGGTCCCCCACCAGCAGCTGGGGCTACATCAGCCAGGCCCTCATATtccaccag GTGCGGAAGTATCTGCTGATGCTGGACGTGAGGAAGGATCACGTGAAGTTCTGGAGGCCCCAGGTTCTGCTGATGGTGTCCAACCCGCgctcctcctcccagctcaTCCTGTTTGTCAACCAGCTGAAGAAGGGCGGCCTGTTTGTGCTGGGCCACGTGCAGCTGGGAGATCTGG ATTCCTTCCCGTCGGACCCGGTCCAGCAGCAGTATAACTTCTGGCTGAGTCTGGTTGACAAGCTGGGGGTGAAGGCCTTCGTGGAcctgactctgtctctgtccgtcagACAGGGGACACAGCATCTCCTGCGCATCACTGGCCTAG GTGGCATGAAGCCCAACACCCTGGTGCTGGGCTTCTACGACAGCTGCACCCCCGACGACTACTTCCTCCAGGACCCGGCCTTCTGCCACGCCTCGCCGGGCAAGACGCAGGAGGACAACTACAACTTCGGCGTGGACCTGCCCTCGCTGCAGGCCCACTTCCCCCCGGTGCGCCACGTGGAGAGCCCCCGCTGGCTGTCCCCCGAGGAGTACGTGGGCATCGTGTCGGACGCCATCAAGATGGACAAGAACGTGTGCCTGGGCCGCTACCTCTTCGAGCTGCAGGGGGAGGGCCGGGACAGCAAGGTGGACGGCTCGGAGCGCACCATCGACGTGTGGCCGCTCAACCTGCTGCGGCCCAGCCGCTGCGACCGCGTGGACGTGTGCAGCctcttcctgctgcagatggcCTGCGTGCTCAACATGTCGGGCCGCTGGCGCCGCGCCCGCATGCGCATCTTCCTGAACGTGGAGGCGGCGTCGGGCGAGCAGGGCTGGGCGGTGAACGAGGAGACCTTCCGCGAGCTGCTGCGGAAGCTGCGGATCCGCGCGGCCATCACCATCGTGCCGTGGGACGCGGCCGTGCAGAGCTACTGCGCCTGCTGCGCCGCGCCGGAGGACGGCGAGGACGCCGccgaggccacgcccccaccccCGCGCGCCCTCTCCGACGACTTCCTGTCGGCGGTGAACGGCCTGCTGATGGAGCACAGCTCCCAGGCGGCGGTGCGCTTCCTCTATCtgccccgcccgcccgcccatTACAGCCAATCGCAGCAGTACTTGTCCCAGTTAGAGGCGGTGACCAATCGTTTAGGCCCCACCCTCTTGATCCACGGCGTCACCCCGGTGACGTGCACCGACTTCTGA
- the hsd20b2 gene encoding hydroxysteroid (20-beta) dehydrogenase 2: MDLMWGLAVVGAVSIGWILLKVLWTCWCGFTTFFLSEIWRVDLKKYGKWAVVTGATSGIGRAYAKELARRGLDVVLISRSNEKLQMVAEEIEAEYGRRTLTIQTDFTGGGSIYPAIEEALRGIDIGILVNNVGMSYSGSFSQFLDVPDSELKISQVVNCNMLSVTQMTRIVLPDMVKRGSGLIINIGSEIGARPYPFLSLYCATKVFVRYISLCLDSEYRSKGITVQCVAPLLVSTNMTFNCRVNGLVKSASDFAREALNTVGYTNYTNGCVSHRLQSFVLKLGSGLVHRLAYLMKKPREVPENLHKD; encoded by the exons ATGGATCTTATGTGGGGACTGGCCGTCGTCGGTGCCGTCAGCATCGGTTGGATCCTGCTTAAGGTGCTCTGGACCTGTTGGTGTGGATTCACAACATTCTTTCTGTCAGAAATTTGGCGAGTGGATTTGAAGAAATATGGAAAATGGGCAG TTGTTACCGGCGCCACTTCAGGGATCGGCAGAGCCTACGCCAAAGAG TTAGCCCGAAGAGGTCTGGATGTTGTTCTGATCAGCAGATCCAACGAGAAGCTTCAGATGGTGGCAGAAGAAATAG AGGCTGAATATGGCCGCAGGACTCTCACCATCCAGACAGACTTCACTGGAGGAGGAAGCATATATCCTGCGATAGAAGAAGCATTGCGAGGCATCGACATCGGGATCCTAG TGAACAACGTGGGAATGAGCTATTCCGGGAGCTTCAGTCAGTTCCTGGATGTACCGGATTCAGAACTG AAAATCTCCCAGGTTGTCAACTGTAACATGCTATCTGTCAcccag ATGACCAGAATAGTTCTTCCAGATATGGTTAAAAG AGGGTCGGGGCTCATCATCAACATCGGCTCTGAGATCGGGGCCCGTCCGTATCCGTTTCTCTCGCTTTATTGTGCCACTAAG GTCTTTGTACGATATATATCCCTCTGTCTGGATTCAGAGTACAGGTCTAAGGGAATCACTGTGCAG TGTGTGGCGCCACTGTTGGTCTCCACCAACATGACCTTCAACTGTAGAGTCAACGGTTTGGTGAAGAGTGCGTCAGACTTTGCCCGTGAGGCGTTGAACACCGTGGGGTACACCAACTATACCAACGGCTGCGTCTCTCATAGACTTCAG AGCTTTGTATTAAAACTAGGGTCAGGCTTGGTTCACCGCCTAGCCTACCTCATGAAAAAACCCAGAGAGGTCCCAGAAAACCTCCATAAAGACTAA
- the gucy2d gene encoding retinal guanylyl cyclase 1 produces the protein MASHKDPRFLHNLSYHPRWLLTTKAKRHTRTVLDSNNNCGHCPSRSILPSLSSVSLSSLSPSSSTCTSSLTSQSSLKPHLPSPPLIRPKHGRGHWILVALLMAICLPCESWATTFKVAIVGPWTCDPLYSKALPDLAARLATSRINKNPYLNKGYWYDYTLINEDCKSSRGLARFAELDGYGSAFLGPANPGYCTSAALLAKQWDLGLLSWGCLKPNMEEGGMHSTFLRPLPLSSRVLFSVLRYFHWAHVAIVSEEGDLWEATGQELASSLRALGLPVGTVVTMESDKDGAQRALETVRDADRVRVVVMCMHSVLIGGTAQHRLLTTALDMRMIARGYVFIPYDTLLYSLPYQDSPHYVLGNDTKLRKAYDGVLTVTMDSGKNSFYDAFREAQNTFEIRSSIPAEQVSPFFGTVYNMFYYTAMAAEQARKTGGGWVTGEMLTRAEGGFEFDGFNQPLYGGENGEGMLARYVVLDYSGVGSTLYSTHILEAAHTSGKTGGLKYLGRSIHFAGSTPYSDSSCWFSPYFACSGGLDSASLFFLCLLFITLAGGGVYLLFYLKRNGLLGGFGGFGGGGNNGSGKVVLTLDDLIFINTQLSKRKLNEDSVMKSQMEIQAARPCVSGRSYMASSPDSSNVAVFEGDWVWLKKCPDSTTTSVNSNAESSFIKLRDMRHENLNLYMGLFCDSGIFGIVTEHCTRGSLEDLLNNEEMRLDWMFKSSLLMDLVRGMRHLHNRNIIHGSLKSRNCVVDGRFVLKVTDYNFKNIVLCQNLPLPEEKPEDLLWTAPEILRNPNQHKKGTFRGDVYSFSIIMQEVISRCAPFCMLDMPVTEIISKVRSPPPLCRPEVSVDEAPIEVLQVMKQAWSEEADKRPTFEEILKQFKSITRGKKTNIIDSMLRMLEQYSSNLEDLIRERTEELEVERQKTDNLVAQMLPRSVAQALKTGKPVKPEHFAEVTLYFSDIVGFTTISALSDPIEVVDLLNDLYTLFDAIIGRHDVYKVETIGDAYMVASGVPNRNGNRHAGEMSNMCLDILHCIGTFKMRHMPDVKVKIRIGLHSGPVVAGVVGLTMPRYCLFGDTVNTASRMESTGLPYRIHVNQSTVDVLRELNDGYKIDCRGMTELKGKGVENTYWLVGKNDFTKPLPVPPDLTPGASNHGINLDEIPPDRRQKFLDRQKNQR, from the exons ATGGCGAGCCACAAAGACCCTCGTTTCTTGCACAACCTGTCCTATCACCCACGATGGCTCCTCACCACCAAGGCCAAAAGACACACCAGGACCGTTTTGGATTCCAATAACAATTGTGGCCATTGTCCAAGCAGATCAATATTGCCATCGTTATCATCCGTGTCATTATCTTCATTATCTCCATCGTCATCCACATGTACATCCTCCTTAACATCACAATCCTCACTCAAACCACATTTGCCATCACCCCCTTTGATACGCCCCAAGCACGGGAGGGGCCACTGGATCCTCGTGGCCCTTCTGATGGCAATTTGTCTCCCTTGCGAGTCCTGGGCCACGACCTTCAAGGTGGCCATCGTTGGGCCGTGGACTTGCGACCCTCTCTACTCCAAAGCCCTCCCGGACCTGGCCGCCCGTCTGGCCACCAGCCGCATCAACAAAAACCCCTACCTGAACAAAGGCTACTGGTACGACTACACCCTCATCAACGAGGACTGCAAGTCCTCCCGGGGCCTCGCCCGCTTCGCCGAGCTGGACGGCTACGGCTCGGCGTTCCTGGGTCCGGCCAACCCCGGGTACTGCACCTCGGCGGCACTGCTGGCCAAGCAGTGGGACCTGGGCCTCCTCTCCTGGGGCTGCCTGAAGCCCAACATGGAGGAGGGCGGGATGCACTCCACCTTCCTGCGGCCGCTGCCGCTGTCCTCCCGCGTGCTCTTCTCCGTGCTGCGCTACTTCCACTGGGCGCACGTGGCCATCGTCTCGGAGGAGGGGGACCTGTGGGAGGCCACGGGGCAGGAGCTGGCCTCGTCCCTCAGGGCCTTGGGCCTGCCCGTCGGCACCGTGGTCACCATGGAGTCGGACAAGGACGGAGCCCAGCGCGCCCTGGAGACGGTGCGCGACGCGGACCGGGTCAGAG TGGTGGTCATGTGTATGCACTCGGTGCTGATCGGCGGAACGGCCCAACACAGGCTGCTGACCACGGCCCTGGACATGCGCATGATCGCCCGCGGCTACGTCTTCATCCCCTACGACACGCTGCTGTACTCCCTGCCCTACCAGGACTCGCCCCACTACGTCCTGGGCAACGACACCAAGCTCCGCAAGGCCTACGACGGGGTCCTCACCGTCACCATGGACTCTGGGAAGAACAGCTTCTACGACGCCTTCAGGGAGGCGCAGAACACCTTTGAGATCCGCTCCAGCATCCCCGCCGAGCAG GTCTCCCCGTTCTTCGGCACCGTCTACAACATGTTCTACTACACCGCCATGGCCGCGGAGCAGGCCCGCAAGACGGGGGGCGGCTGGGTCACCGGGGAGATGCTCACCCGGGCCGAGGGGGGCTTTGAGTTTGACGGCTTCAATCAGCCCTTGTACGGGGGCGAGAACGGAGAAGGCATGCTGGCGCGCTACGTGGTGCTGGACTACAGCGGCGTGGGCTCCACCCTGTACTCCACGCACATCCTAGAGGCCGCCCACACGTCTGGGAAGACGGGAGGGTTGAAATACCTGGGCCGGTCCATCCACTTTGCGGGCAGCACTCCCTACAGCGACTCCAGCTGCTGGTTCAGCCCCTACTTCGCCTGCAGTGGCG GTCTGGATTCGGCCAgtctcttcttcctctgcctTCTGTTCATCACATTGGCCGGTGGCGGGGTTTACCTCTTGTTCTACCTGAA GAGAAACGGCCTCCTTGGTGGCTTTGGTGGCTTCGGTGGTGGTGGGAATAACGGGTCAGGGAAGGTGGTCCTCACCTTGGATGACCTGATATTCATCAACACTCAGCTCAGCAAACGG AAGCTGAACGAGGATAGCGTCATGAAGAGCCAGATGGAGATACAGGCGgcgcgcccgtgtgtatccGGTCGCAGTTACATGGCGTCCTCCCCTGACAGCTCTAACGTCGCCGTCTTTGAG GGGGACTGGGTTTGGCTGAAGAAGTGTCCTGACTCCACCACAACAAGTGTCAACAGCAATGCTGAGTCTTCTTTCATCAAG CTGCGAGACATGCGTCACGAGAACCTCAACCTGTACATGGGTCTGTTTTGCGACTCCGGGATCTTCGGCATCGTGACCGAGCACTGCACGCGAGGAAGCCTGGAGGACCTCCTCAACAACGAGGAGATGCGTCTGGACTGGATGTTCAAGTCGTCCCTGTTGATGGATCTTGTCCGG ggaatGAGGCACCTTCACAACCGCAACATCATCCACGGGAGCCTGAAGTCTCGTAACTGTGTGGTGGACGGCCGCTTCGTGCTGAAGGTCACCGACTACAACTTCAAGAACATCGTCCTGTGCCAGAACCTCCCGCTGCCAGAGGAGAAGCctgaag ATCTTCTGTGGACCGCGCCGGAGATACTGAGGAACCCCAACCAGCATAAGAAGGGCACCTTCCGGGGGGACGTGTACAGCTTCTCCATCATCATGCAGGAGGTGATCTCGCGTTGCGCCCCCTTCTGCATGCTGGACATGCCGGTCACAG AGATCATCAGTAAGGTGCGGTCCCCCCCGCCCCTGTGTCGGCCCGAGGTGTCGGTGGACGAGGCCCCCATCGAGGTCCTCCAGGTGATGAAGCAGGCCTGGAGCGAGGAGGCCGACAAGAGGCCCACCTTCGAGGAGATCCTGAAGCAG TTCAAAAGCATCACCAGGGGGAAGAAGACCAACATCATTGACTCAATGCTGCGCATGCTGGAGCAGTACTCCTCCAACCTGGAGGACCTGATCAGAGAGAGGaccgaggagctggaggtggagcgaCAGAAGACTGATAACCTCGTGGCCCAGATGTTGCCCAG atctgTGGCTCAGGCCCTGAAGACAGGCAAGCCAGTGAAGCCAGAGCACTTTGCCGAGGTAACCCTCTACTTCAGCGACATCGTGGGCTTCACCACCATCTCGGCTCTGAGCGACCCCATAGAGGTGGTGGACCTGCTCAACGACCTCTACACGCTCTTCGACGCCATCATTGGTCGTCACGACGTGTACAAG GTGGAGACCATCGGTGATGCCTACATGGTGGCCTCAGGAGTCCCCAACCGGAACGGGAATCGGCACGCGGGCGAGATGTCCAACATGTGTCTGGACATCCTGCACTGCATCGGCACCTTCAAAATGAGGCACATGCCCGACGTCAAAGTCAAAATCCGTATTGGCCTGCACTCTG gCCCAGTGGTCGCTGGTGTCGTAGGCCTCACCATGCCTCGCTACTGTCTCTTCGGAGACACCGTGAACACAGCTTCCCGAATGGAGTCCACAGGGTTGC CTTACCGAATCCACGTCAACCAAAGCACAGTTGACGTTCTGAGAGAGTTGAATGACGGCTACAAGATCGACTGCCGAGGCATGACAGAGCTGAAG GGTAAAGGAGTAGAGAACACCTACTGGCTGGTAGGCAAGAACGACTTCACCAAGCCCCTGCCCGTGCCACCGGACCTAACGCCAGG GGCGAGTAACCATGGTATCAACTTGGATGAAATCCCTCCGGACAGAAGACAGAAGTTCTTGGATCGGCAGAAGAACCAGCGTTAG